GATTTGATATTTTCTTATGGTTCGATTTATGTATGCATCTCCCATTAGAATATTGCATAAATGATGTGTCCCTCTTGGACTATCACAGGCAAAGTCACATGGCTCTCATCTGTCTCTCACTGATGATGTTAATGCTGATCAGGGTGTTATCTGATTTCTCCATTGTGTATAGttactatgtttttttttcctgcaactgATAAGAGGTCTATATTGAGATATACTGCCCCTCATTAAAATTTATCTCTTACATTgagcaaaataattttcaaattgtttgctaattttttttttctaagagcaCAAGTCcactttatttacttttcattagTTTAAATCCTTAAGGGGTTACAGCATCTATGTCCAAAGCAGAAGGATCGCTTTGGAATTTGGCAAAAACCATGCCAGTGTTTCCTTGGGCCCAAGTTACCTTTCTCTAGAATACtctggttttgtttggtttgctgCCAGGAGTCACTGTGTTCTCTGCTTTGTATACGTAAGCACATTTATTGCCCAAATAGAATTCAGTTTCATCTCAGGCATAAACACCTTCAGTTTTAAGAAGATCTGTGTGCTCCCTTTGGTTTCAGAGACCCTGCTTATAGCAGCAAAAATGACTTTGGATGACAGCCTTCCAGAAATATTTGCCTTTTGGAAGTCATGTTCCAAGCAGGCCTCGACAGGCTTCATGATAGCAGAAAGAGctggattattttttaattgcaaatcccatttcacattttcattctcttgattTTAGGTCCATCAGTAACTTTTAAAGTCCATAAAATCAGTAACTGCTGTTATTATAAGCCATTCTTTATATGTAAACCAATCTTGATTGGTTTATATATAGATACTATATATCTAAATacatataggctgggcacagtggctcacacctatcatcccagcactttgggaggccaaggtgggaggattacttgagcctattaattcaagaccagcctgagcaaaatggcaagaccccgtctctacaaaaataagaaaaatgccaggcatggtggcaagcacctgcaATCCTaccttctcaggaggctgagggaagagggtcacttgagactgggaggtcgaTGCCGTGGTGAGCTGTGTTCACAttgttgcactctagcctagccgacagggcaagactgtgtctcaaaagaatacatgcatacatacagaTGATGTCTGTTTAAAAGATGCTAATGGAACAATTGCTCTGTTATTTATACATTCTTGTTTTAGTATGGGCAGAATCTGAATGGAAAAGAGAATAGTTGTGTATTGATACCAGAAACATGAGATGATCTGAAGACAAAGGAAGTGTAAAAGAAGGTTTCAGCAACAAGAATGAGAGGAAAACAGCTCAATGAGTCAATTTCCTGGAAAGAAATAGAAGGCTAATTTAAGAGGCTGAGCGTAGTGTTCAGTAATAGTTGTAGTGAACATTAGTAATCAGAAAAGGGTAATGAGGAATCGTTAATCAGTTGTCTCTAAGAACAGCAACTCCTAAATGAACAGAAAGACTGAACTTTCTTTTGCTggagattgaattttttttttttaagcattcaaCCTGAGAGTTACAGTGTACTATTTACATTTAATCGTTTTGTTTCAGTCAGTTTAGTTTCCTTCAGTTTTTAGAATGTGAGAAGTGagattttattttgtcatttttccttAATACAATTTCCTAAAAATTTTACCTTTGCATCCTAATAAGTATTGTAGCTGCTTTGGATATTTTTTGGCATAGAGAACAAAATTAATTCATACTCTGGTTATATTACTTTGTgggttttttctctttaattttattttgatttcaaaGGACCCTTTCTCTCAATTTTTCCTAACTCTTTAAGTTGTATGATGCAATTGAAAAATCCATGGGACAAGCCTCATATCACTTGTGTGTTATTGGAAGTACTAAACAAAATGGACCTGAGAAACCTAGCTCCTCCCTCAGGTTCATGTCATTTCTGtcagttgttttgttttccatttttaatgcaTAAGATCGCAATAACAATAGCCAGCCATAAAGGATAGGTATAAGAATCATAAATCATTTTGATAAAGATCTGCTATCCAGTATGCATTGTTGAATTTTTAGTCATAGAAAGATAATGCTAGGTATTATTTCAGGTATCTAATATGGACATAATTCATATTATTATCTAAAGTAATTGTTGTCTTGATGTGAAATGAATTCATCTTCAGGCAAATTCTAATCCTTGGGAATGTAACTGCTTTAATAACAAAGGAGAGTTGTATACAATTATATAACTTGATATTTTAGGAATATTATCAGGGTGTTAGGAATATTAATAAAAGTCAGAATTAGAAAGCTTAAGCAACTAACTTAAAGTTAGTTAATGAAAGAAAGTTAATGACTgaacaatatataatataaacaattTATATCTGATTCTTTAAATTCTTGAaaaactagattttaaaattctcaatttTCATTCTAAAAGATTCAAACTAATACAGATGTATATAGGGCAAAACATCGCCTCTTTTACTCTCCCCAACTTTTCTTGCAAAGATAACCTATGTCAGTAATTTGGTATGCAGCTTCTTACCATCTTATAATCCAACTCTACCAATTAGTGCCTTATTAGTAATTAGTACCTTACTACCAATTAGTACCTTAACATATTAAATAGTACTCAGTATTTTTTGcaaccaaaaatattttgaaaattttgaaaagagCACTGGAGGATAATATAACAACATTTATGTTCATTCTAAATTTTTCCCCTATTTTTATTAAAGGAATAAAGCATAAAGTTGAAGTCTTCAATGTgtatttaaaacaacataaatattttgttcattaaaaagtttacaaaaaattttattaCTCTATATACATCTTATTTCAACTAGCCTTTTCCATTCAGTAGCTATGTTGTTGATAGCTAGAGTctgttgatagatatttgggttcTGAATAACTAACGTTTTCAAGTAtcctttaaaaactattattttacattataggAGATATTTTGATGTGTATATTAGGAAAACTCTAACTGCATTCTGAAAAAATAAGTTCCTGAGATTTCCGTTCAGCAATACTTTTGAAACACAGATAAAATTACTTCCTGTCTCTTAGCTTCCTGAATCCATGGCAACCTCTGTTTTACACATTGACTGTAAAGGAACCAATGTGAAGAGTGGTGTTTCCTGAGCAAAcggtgactttaaaaaaaaaaaaaaaaaagtggtggggTGGAGGTCAGCAATGccacagaacaaaatggagtttaGAAATGTCGTTCttcagatttaaaaagaaaacctttactGAATCAGCTGAGTGTTAATAATACGAATTTCCTTTTCTTGGTAAGATTATTTACTTAAATATGAACTTTTAGCTGACATGAAAaatagttttgtaagaaactaatTTAGAGTTTAATTGTTCTGTAGTGAATTTGtattttcataaattataatGTTGTTTGATACTAGACTTTATGTTGTTAAAGGGATATATTAAATTCAAAGATTCTCATTCCTACATCATTTGTCACCTATGTTGTAATCAATTGTAATTTTTAAGTTAACTTAGCAAATGTTTCATTAATCTGAACTATTTTGTCAAGTAATGGGTTAATGGCCTGATCACGTTAATAATTCTAGAAAGTATTCCATACTCATTATTTTATGCTGTTAGCATGGTATGATTTATGATAGTATTATTGGCTGATCCTAATTAGAATACAGAAGTTAtagtattataaaaaaaaaaattcgtgtGATGAAGTTTTGATGATTTAAAGCTTTACCTTCTCTTTTTATAGCCAATTCTGATCTGAACAGAAAAACCAAGAACAGGGATATGTGTGGATTACAGTTTTCTCTGCCTTGCCTACGACTGTTTCTGGTTGTTACctgttatcttttattattactCCACAAGGAAATACTTGGATGTTCGTCTGTTTGTCAGCTCTGCACTGGGAGACAAATTAACTGCCGTAACTTAGGCCTTTCGAGTATTCCTAAGAATTTTCCTGAAAGTACAGTTTTTCTGTATCTGACTGGGAATAATATATCTTATATAAATGAAAGTGAATTCACAAGACTTCATTCTCTTGTAGCATTGTATTTGGATAATTCTAACATTCTGTATGTATATCCAAAAGCCTTTGTTCAATTGAGGcatctatattttctatttctaaataataatttcataaaacGCTTAGATCCTGGAATATTTAAGGGACTTTTAAATCTTCGTAATTTATATTTACAGTCTAATCAGGTATCTTTTGTTCCAAGAGGAGTATTTAATGATCTAGTTTCAGTTCAGTACTTAAATCTACAAAGGAATCGCCTCACTGTCCTTGGAAGTGGTACCTTTGTTGGTATGGTTGCTCTTCGGATACTTGACTTATCAAACAATAACATTTTGAGGATATCAGAATCAGCCTTTCAACATCTTGAAAACCTTGCTTGTTTGTATTTAGAAAGTAATAATTTAACAAAAGTACCATCTAATGCCTTTGAAGTGCTTAAAAGTCTTAGAAGACTTTCTTTGTCTCGTAATCCTATTGAAGCAATACAGCCCTTTGCATTTAAAGGACTTGTCAATTTGGAATACCTCCTCCTGAAAAATTCAAGAATTAGAAATGTTACTAGGGATGGGTTTAGTGGAATTAATAATCTTAAACATTTGATCTTAAGTCATAATGATTTAGAGAATTTAAATTCTGACACATTTAGTTTGTTAAAGAATTTAGTTTACCTTAAATTAGATAGAAACAGAATAATTAGCATTGATAAtgatacatttgaaaatatgGGAGCATCTTTGAAGATCCTTAATCTGTCATTTAATAATCTTACAGACTTGCATCCAAGGGTCCTTAAGCCATTGTCTTCACTGATTCATCTTCAGGCAAATTCTAATCCTTGGGAATGTAACTGCAAACTTTTGGGCCTTCGAGACTGGCTAGCATCTTCAGCCATTACTCTAAACATCTATTGTGAGAATCCCCCATCCATGCGTGGCAGAGCATTACGTTATATTAACATTACAAGTTGTGTTACGTCTTCAATAAATGTATCCAGAACTTGGGCTGTTGTAAAATCTCCTCATATTCGTCACAAGACTACTGCGCTAATGATGGCCTGGCATAAAGTTACCACAAATGGCAATCCTCTGGAAAATACTGAGACTGAGAACATTACTTTCTGGGAACAAATTCCTACTTCACCTGCTGGTAGATTTTTTCAGGAGAATGCCTTTGGTAATCCATTAGAGACTACAGCAGTGTTACCTGTACAAATACAACTGACTACTTCTGTTACCTTGAACTTGGAAAAAAACAGTGCTCTACCGATTGATGCTGCTTCAATGTCAGGGAAAACATCTCTAATTTGTACACAAGAAGTTGAGAAGTTGAATGAGGCTTTTGACATTTTGCTAGCTTTTTTCATCTTAGCTtgtgttttaatcatttttttgaTCTACAAAGTTGTTCAGTTTAAACAAAAACTAAAGGCATCAGAAAACTCAAGGGAAAATAGACTTGAATACTACAGCTTTTATCAGTCAGCAAGGTATAATGTCACTGCCTCAATTTGTAACACTTCCCCAAATTCTCTAGAAAGTCCTGGCTTGGAGCAGATTCGAATTCATAAACAAATTGTTCCTGAAAATGAGGCACAGGTCATTCTTTTTGAACATTCTGCTTTATAACTCAACTAAATATTGTCTATAAGAAACTTCAGTGCCGTGGACATGATTTAAACTGAAACCTCCTTTTAGAATTATATACTTTACATGGAAATATAATGAATTATATGAGGTTagcattattaaaatgtttttaataatttgtgaACAGTGTATTCATTTAGCACATATTTTCTTTGATATGTACTGTATTAagtaataatagctaccatttctGTGTATCAAGCACTGTGCcaaatatttcacatttcacaTTTAATCTGTGAATAGTCTTGAAAGGTGGTACTATTTAtactttacaggtgaggaaacttagagtttaagtaactttcccaaattCTCACAGCTTGTTACACTGTTTGGGCCTCTCTGACGAGCTCATGCTTTCAGTTTTATGCTATATTGCTGCTGTGGTTCTAGGAttgtaatacaaaaaaaaaagacatggttcTTATTCTAGGTGGAGCTTGAAATTTAGAGGAGGAGATACGTGGTTACCGCACAATACGATGATAAGTACTGTACTTAGAGATGCTGTTGAGTATAACATTTGTGGAGGTGAGAGATGGCTTTATGGAGGAAGTGACATCAAAACTGGATCATGAAGAATAACTAGAAATTAGCCCAGTGAAGAGAGCTGAGTAACACTGTGTCAGAGGggttaacagaagaaaaaatgctGCTTTTCAGGAACTAAAATTCAGTACAGCTGGTGTTGTGAATGATGGTGTGCGATTTAAAGCCTGAAAGATCAGGTGATGAAAGCTCTGTAGTTGTATGCTTTATCTTGAGGGCAACAGAGAGCCATTGAAGGATTTTTAAGCAGTAGAGTGAAATGATTAGATTTACCCTTTAGAAATTTGCCTTTTTCTGGAAGTAACAGTAAAACTGGAGCCAGAATTAGTTGAGTAGGAATCTGAATTACTAATCCAGGGGAAAGATGCTAGAGGCCTGGGCCAGGATACTGGCAAAAAGGATGGATGGATCAGGAGGTACTTTGAAAGTAAAATGAACTGCCTTGGTGATTGGTTGAGgggtggcaggggagggaggagtcAAAGATGTTAGGTTTTTGGCTTAGGCAGTTTTGTGCTGTATTCACTAAGCTAAGGAGTGAAAAGGAGTGGGGCAAAATAATGAGTTCAGTTTTAGACAGATTGAATCTGAGGTTCTTATTAGATCTCCAAGTGGAAATATATAGCATGCAGAAATTCAGAAGTGAGGTCTTATAGTAAAGGCCAATAATTCTTAAACTTTCATCTATCCAGTACACTGGAAGTGTATGATACACCCTTTACAGTAACAATAACCATTTGGGCGATAGGTAAGTGGGGAAGAATAAGACCTTGTAGAAGTTGAGAGAGTCCCTAGGAGATGTTAGTGCCCTTAATTAAGAATCTTTAATATAGATGGTAATTGAAGTCATAGAAGTAATGTAGTGTTTTTCTTTATTAGCATGAATTTGTACTTGCGTAGCCCTCTGCAGAATATTAGGGATTGTAGTAAGCGCCCATGCCCATTGGTTCATTAATAGTGACCTGAAccacaaatatgtatttaaaattttttcttaagcATTGTATCTTTCATGTTTgtgtctcttcttccttttccccaaaatttgtttttttaaattactaaaaaatacaatccTTATGAAATTAACCTGGAACATGTTATCTGGGAGTATTTAAACCAAATGATAATTATCAAGTTCatattgtaaaatgaaaataattataataaattgcAATACTGTTTATTCTACCAAaatacagtggttctcaaactcagAATCGCCTGGTAGCCTTATAAAAACACAGTTTGCTACCCCGACTCCTTCCTGTATCCCTCccagagttttttcttttttaaaaaattgttactgataatatttgtacatatttgtgtggtatgtgtggtatgttgttacatgtatagaatatgtaatgatcaagtctCAGGGTGTTGggggtatctatcacctcaacTGTTTAActtttctatgtgttgggaacattacaaggcctctcttctagctattttgaaatatataatatattgttgtTAACCATAGCTATTCTACTTTGCTgttgaacattagaacttattccttctatctgactgtatttttgtacccattagccaacttcttttcatcttcttcactgccacacacacacacacacacacacacacacacacacacacacacaaaaccttcccagcctctggtgtcTGTCATTCTGTTcactacctccatgagatcagctttttttagctcccacatatgagtaagaataTGTTACAGTTGTCttttgtacctggcttatttcacttaacataataacctctAGTTCTATCTTTGCTGCTGCAAATgacaatatttcattcttttttatggcctgatagtattccactgtgtacatgtaccacagttttctttatccatttgtcaattgatgagcacttaggttggttgctgatctttgctattgtgaatagtgctgtaataaacatgggagtgcaggtctccatactgatttctttttctttggataaatgcccagtagtgggattgctaggtcagaTGGTAGTtacaattttagttttttgagaaattccCATACTATTTtacatagtggctgtactaatttacattcccaccaatagtatatAAGAGATCccatttctctgcatcttcaccagcatctgttattttttgtctttttattactggCCATTCTAATCGTgctaagatgatatctcattgtggttttcattttcatttcaaatgcaattagtgattagtgatgttgaagaTTTTTCATATACCCCtgggccatttgtatgtcttcctttgagaaatgtctattcctttgcccactttttaatgggattattttgtggattttttgtttatttgtttgctgttgAGTTATTTGAcctccttgtatattctggatattagggtCTTGTTAGATGaatattttgcaaatgttttctcccattcagtgTATTTTCTGTTCACTCTTGTTTCCTTTGCCATCCAGAAGCCTTTTCACTTAATATAGTTCtagttgtctatttttgtttttattgcctgtgcttttgaggtcttggctataaaatctttgcctagaccactGTCCAGAAGTGTTTTCCTTGTGTTTTGCTGTAGtagctttatagttttagatattatttttaagtctttaatccatcttgacttgaTTTGTATACAGTGAGAaataggagtccagtttcattcttctgcatatggatatccaagcCAGAGTTCTTGATTCAGCGGGTCTGGAATAGAGCCTGTGAGTTTTCAGTTTAACAAGTGTGCTGATGCTGTTGGTCTGGGACCATACATTGAGAACCACTGCGTTAATATATTTGAGAGAAAATCAGAGAGGAGCTGAAGAGTAGTTTTAAGATTTATTAGCAATTGCATAAATAAAGCCCCACCAACCCCAAAGAGTTTTCCAACAATGGTTTGCTTTTCCCTGCTTAGCTGAATGCTTTTTCAGGGATTGTAATTTCAGCAGTAAATGcgaatatgtttaaataaatgttatttttcctaAGTAATTTGTTTTGTTATGGAAGAGCGATCTTTTTGTTCACCTCGAGAGACatttttaataatgaatttttttctttgttgtatcCTCCCAACTCCTACAAATCcaattatgttttttctttaattactgAAAGTACTTGTTCATtgggaaaaaatttaaacagtgtAGAAATACATAAGGTAAGCTGAAAATTTCTCCATGGCCCAGTTCCGTACCACAGTACTAAATCATACCCTCTTAAAGATGTTCACAAGCAACACAGCTGGCTATGTGAAGTTCAGAAAAATTTATATAACAaagtatttttatcttaaaattcctAAATTCAAAGAAGACAATTCAGAAGATCTATccaaatttttgctttttgaaaatatagctTCTAATTAATTTAGACTCAACTGGAAATCCAATTATATTAATACCGATTTATATATGGAGCTGTAGTTCTACACAGTGGTATTCATTAAATGTTCATTTCAGTCTTTGTCAgctatttccttttaaaaaaacttctttttttactAATCAAAAGAGAGCTGGAGTAAATAGCTActcccttttaaaatattagccagctTATATTTCACTGTTGTTTGATAGTTGTGCAGtaaaaaaacttatttaagaTATAATTGAAGTGTTACAGGCATAATAGTTTTCTTGGGTACAATTTCTGTATTTCATTGTTTCACATTTTGAGCAGCCCTAAGTGAAAACCAAATGATATTCTAAATTAATATAGCTAAGGAAGCTCACCTTTCTTAAGATTTCTGTATTTCTCTACCATTTACTATAGGTTCTtatctctaccatttattaaaagTTCTTGATTAAAGCACTCTAATTTAGTGTGACTGTGTTTGAGGAAGAACAGAATCCATTTTTTCCACTGAGTATTACAAATTGTGATTAAAGTTTCAGGGCATAACAAAAGTAATTTGTTTTCCCCTCATAACAAATGGCAAATATTAGAAAtcaatagtatttatttataaactataaaagtgtatgacttttaaatttataattccaatgtggaattttaaaaacatatctcTCATTTCTGGGATGTAAAACTGAGAACTTACTCTCAGCCTCTTCCTGTCAGTGAAGTAGATATATTTGGTGTCAAGCTATTGATGAGGGCTTCAGTGGTGTTGGGACAGAGACTTCAATAGTAGTGATCAGGAGATAGGAGAGGCTGGGCACGGCAGTTCATAccagtgatcccagcacttttggaaggctgaggtaggtggatcacttgagttcaggaattcgagaccagcctgggcaatatggtgaaacttcat
The Macaca mulatta isolate MMU2019108-1 chromosome 6, T2T-MMU8v2.0, whole genome shotgun sequence DNA segment above includes these coding regions:
- the LRRC70 gene encoding leucine-rich repeat-containing protein 70 gives rise to the protein MCGLQFSLPCLRLFLVVTCYLLLLLHKEILGCSSVCQLCTGRQINCRNLGLSSIPKNFPESTVFLYLTGNNISYINESEFTRLHSLVALYLDNSNILYVYPKAFVQLRHLYFLFLNNNFIKRLDPGIFKGLLNLRNLYLQSNQVSFVPRGVFNDLVSVQYLNLQRNRLTVLGSGTFVGMVALRILDLSNNNILRISESAFQHLENLACLYLESNNLTKVPSNAFEVLKSLRRLSLSRNPIEAIQPFAFKGLVNLEYLLLKNSRIRNVTRDGFSGINNLKHLILSHNDLENLNSDTFSLLKNLVYLKLDRNRIISIDNDTFENMGASLKILNLSFNNLTDLHPRVLKPLSSLIHLQANSNPWECNCKLLGLRDWLASSAITLNIYCENPPSMRGRALRYINITSCVTSSINVSRTWAVVKSPHIRHKTTALMMAWHKVTTNGNPLENTETENITFWEQIPTSPAGRFFQENAFGNPLETTAVLPVQIQLTTSVTLNLEKNSALPIDAASMSGKTSLICTQEVEKLNEAFDILLAFFILACVLIIFLIYKVVQFKQKLKASENSRENRLEYYSFYQSARYNVTASICNTSPNSLESPGLEQIRIHKQIVPENEAQVILFEHSAL